The Panulirus ornatus isolate Po-2019 chromosome 5, ASM3632096v1, whole genome shotgun sequence genome includes a window with the following:
- the LOC139747628 gene encoding uncharacterized protein: MTWLLNLFLLAATASLPRFSLGYQTGCPILCQMNPIPLHSGSGTDNTKGEYAITVEPAGNGQYDVTLKGPSFQGFVMNVNGGQFITDNSDNRVELCSNGHAAITQSAPHSRNSITVRWVTQAEGVFTFGATVVQDFNKYVNGITFTLNVTAAGR, translated from the exons ATGACTTG GCTGTTAAACTTGTTCCTCCTGGCGGCCACCGCCAGTCTCCCACGTTTCTCCCTCGGATATCAAACTGGCTGTCCAATTCTGTGCCAGATGAACCCCATCCCACTTCACTCCGGCTCCGGCACCGATAACACCAAAGGGGAATACGCTATAACTGTAGAACCTGCTGGCAATGGACAGTACGATG TGACGCTGAAAGGGCCTTCCTTCCAAGGCTTTGTAATGAATGTAAACGGAGGCCAGTTTATAACAGACAATTCTGACAACAGAGTCGAGCTCTGCAGTAATGGT CATGCAGCCATCACACAAAGTGCTCCACATAGTAGGAACAGTATCACTGTGAGATGGGTAACACAAGCAGAAGGAGTCTTCACCTTTGG AGCAACTGTAGTGCAGGACTTCAATAAGTATGTGAATGGTATTACTTTCACCTTAAATGTGACGGCAGCAGGACGCTAA